The Aythya fuligula isolate bAytFul2 chromosome 2, bAytFul2.pri, whole genome shotgun sequence genome contains a region encoding:
- the TRIL gene encoding TLR4 interactor with leucine rich repeats — MGAPRRVRLMVLRRVLWGSVPLFLLLLPAAEPICPEPCDCQQHQHLLCTNRGLRSVPKAAEPQDILTYSLGGNFIANISAFDFHRLAGLQRLDLQYNRIRSLHPKAFERLGRLEELYLGNNLLPALAPGTLSALAKLRILYVNANEIGRLSAASFSGLGSLVKLRLDGNELGSLGDSTFSGLPNLLYLHLESNRIRWLSRGAFTGLAKLRFLDLSGNKQSSLRHPDIFGPLRSLHTLLLASNSLQQLTGGLFQHLPSLAKLSLSGNRLSHLAPDAFTGLGSLKELRLEGNLLSHLPAALLEPLSSLEALDLSRNALTALHPATFGPLGHLRELSLRDNALATLPGDIFASSPALYRLELEGNAWSCDCRLRGLKHWLGAWHSQGRLLTVFVQCSQPPTLAGKYLDYLQDAQLLLPPDGSPCLDGAYPSSASPPAAAEGLGSNSSGMVLPHGPPGAPPSASTARLLGAPEGKVAVPIGATAAPSPTPPLPARPAASRPALPSAAWPRRAGKPRSASSAGSPPLVSDPCDFNKLFLCNLSVEAVGSSSVTVRWAVRPHRSPRLLGPARFRLLFDRFGAAVKFQRFVYLPERGEPAATLRELHPDTPYLVCVEGILGGRVCPVAPRDHCAGLVTLPEGSAASGGPRGPDQQLLTLVLLAVNALLLFAALAAWASRLLRKKVLGRRRRKAAPVHVRQLYSTRRPLRSMGTGVSADFSGFQSHRPPRGAACALSEADLIEFPCERFMDSSGGTRHGDDHLLQRFAD; from the coding sequence ATGGGGGCGCCGCGCCGGGTCCGCCTGATGGTGCTGCGGCGGGTGCTGTGGGGCTCCGtccccctcttcctcctgctgctgcccgcggCCGAGCCCATCTGCCCCGAGCCATGCgactgccagcagcaccagcacctcctCTGCACCAACCGGGGCCTGCGCTCCGTGCCCAAGGCTGCCGAGCCCCAGGATATCCTCACCTACAGCCTCGGGGGCAACTTCATCGCCAACATCTCCGCCTTCGACTTCCACCGCCTGGCAGGGCTCCAGCGCCTGGACCTGCAGTACAACCGGATCCGCTCGCTGCACCCCAAGGCCTTTGAGCGCCTGGGGCGGCTGGAGGAGCTCTACCTGGGCAACAACCTGCTGCCGGCGCTGGCCCCCGGCACCCTCAGCGCCCTGGCCAAGCTGCGCATCCTCTACGTGAACGCCAACGAGATCGGCCGCCTCAGCGCTGCCTCCTTCTCCGGCCTCGGCAGCCTCGTCAAGCTGCGCCTGGACGGCAATGAGCTGGGCTCGCTGGGCGACTCCACTTTCTCGGGGCTGCCGAACTTACTCTACCTGCACCTGGAGTCCAACCGCATTCGCTGGCTGAGCCGCGGTGCGTTCACTGGCCTGGCCAAGCTGCGCTTCCTTGACCTGTCTGGGAACAAGCAGAGTTCCCTTCGCCACCCGGACATCTTCGGACCGCTGCGCTCCCTCcacaccctgctgctggccagcaacagcctgcagcagctgacGGGGGGACTCTTCCAGCACCTGCCCAGCTTGGCAAAGCTCTCGCTCAGTGGCAACCGACTGTCTCACCTGGCACCAGATGCCTTTACGGGGCTGGGCTCGCTGAAGGAGCTGCGCCTGGAGGGAAACCTGCTGAGCCACCTGCCCGCTGCCCTCCTAGAGCCGCTGAGCAGCCTAGAGGCACTGGATCTGAGCCGCAACGCGCTGACTGCCCTGCACCCAGCCACTTTTGGCCCCCTTGGCCACTTGCGGGAGCTCAGCCTCCGAGACAACGCGCTGGCCACCCTTCCCGGAGACATCTTtgcctccagcccagctctctACCGCCTGGAGCTGGAGGGGAACGCCTGGAGCTGCGACTGCCGCCTCCGTGGCCTCAAGCACTGGCTGGGGGCCTGGCACTCCCAGGGCCGCCTGCTCACCGTCTTCGTGCAGTGCAGCCAGCCACCCACCCTGGCCGGCAAGTACCTCGACTACCTGCAGGacgcccagctgctgctgccgcctgATGGCAGCCCCTGCCTTGATGGTGCCTACCCCTCCTCTGCATCCCCCCCTGCAGCCGCTGAGGGACTTGGCAGCAACAGCAGTGGCATGGTGCTACCCCACGGTCCCCCAGGGGCACCGCCGTCTGCCTCCACTGCCCGCTTGCTGGGTGCCCCTGAGGGCAAGGTGGCGGTGCCAATAGGTGCGACAGCTGCACCAAGCCCCACGCCACCGCTGCCTGCCCGCCCAGCAGCCTCCAGGCCGGCGCTGCCCAGCGCAGCCTGGCCCCGTCGTGCCGGCAAGCCCCGCTCTGCGTCGTCTGCCGGGAGCCCACCACTGGTGTCCGACCCATGCGACTTCAACAAGCTATTCCTCTGCAACCTGTCGGTGGAGGCGGTGGGCTCCAGCTCAGTGACGGTGCGCTGGGCTGTGCGGCCACACCGCAGCCCCCGCCTGCTGGGCCCGGCGCGGTTCCGCCTGCTCTTTGATCGTTTTGGTGCCGCTGTCAAGTTCCAGCGCTTCGTCTACCTGCCGGAGCGCGGGGAGCCAGCTGCCACCCTGCGGGAGCTCCACCCAGACACCCCCTACCTCGTCTGTGTCGAGGGCATCCTTGGTGGCCGCGTGTGCCCGGTGGCGCCACGGGACCACTGCGCAGGGCTGGTCACCCTGCCCGAGGGCAGTGCAGCATCGGGTGGTCCCCGTGGCCCCgaccagcagctgctgacacTGGTGCTGCTGGCGGTGAATGCGCTGCTGCTCTTTGCGGCTCTGGCAGCCTGGGCCTCCCGCCTGCTGCGGAAGAAGGTGCTGGGGCGGAGGCGGCGGAAGGCAGCCCCCGTCCATGTCCGGCAGCTCTACTCCACTCGCCGGCCACTCCGCTCCATGGGCACGGGTGTCTCTGCTGACTTCTCGGGCTTCCAGTCTCACCGGCCGCCCCGCGGTGCTGCCTGTGCCCTTAGCGAGGCCGACCTCATCGAGTTCCCCTGCGAGCGCTTCATGGACAGCAGCGGCGGCACCCGGCACGGCGATGACCACCTGCTGCAGCGCTTCGCAGACTGA